One Pararhizobium sp. IMCC3301 DNA segment encodes these proteins:
- a CDS encoding sugar ABC transporter ATP-binding protein encodes MQEGVLSVDSLSKRYGATVALSDVSLSIGTGEVHAILGENGAGKSTLVKILSGVVRPNSGRLHLAGHVYAPSSIVDARRSGVSTAFQELSLIPNLTVGENLLLPNASRSRFWPEAKSGILKRAAKMLSQWQVSDIVPDATVADLSLAERQRIEIARALSHATKLLILDEPTAALPDPAWLFDQIRRLTANGVSVMYISHRLGEVREICQRATVLRNGATIDTVDLKGVSDDAIFAMMVGQKPDRVFGQVRHQRDDAPVVLETKELVAGKAKSVNLSLRTGEIVGLAALEGQGQQDLFRALGGVIRHSAGQILVDGKPVSFTSPRQALAADRGIAFVPEERKSEGIFPQLSAASNIALAKLEKAARFGLVLSALEQQAATDAARKVSLSERYMSFAVGSLSGGNQQKVLLARALMTGSKTLVLFDPARGVDVGTKQAIYAMMRDFVATGGAILFYSSELSELVNLSSRCLVMYDGRIVANVPHSEISEETLLAAAHGRVDAAKLVA; translated from the coding sequence GTGCAGGAAGGCGTCTTAAGTGTTGACTCACTGTCAAAACGCTATGGCGCGACCGTGGCTTTGAGCGATGTTTCCCTGTCTATCGGAACCGGCGAAGTGCATGCCATTCTCGGCGAGAACGGGGCCGGCAAATCCACCCTTGTGAAGATCCTGTCCGGTGTTGTCCGGCCAAATTCCGGTCGCCTGCATCTGGCCGGGCATGTTTATGCTCCCAGTTCAATCGTTGATGCGCGGCGCAGCGGCGTATCAACGGCGTTTCAGGAATTGAGCCTGATTCCGAATCTGACGGTCGGGGAAAATCTTTTGCTGCCGAATGCATCCCGGAGCCGGTTCTGGCCGGAGGCAAAATCCGGCATTTTGAAGCGCGCGGCCAAGATGCTGTCCCAATGGCAGGTCAGCGACATCGTGCCGGATGCCACAGTGGCGGATCTTTCGCTGGCGGAACGTCAGCGTATCGAAATTGCACGGGCTTTGTCTCATGCGACGAAATTGCTGATACTGGATGAGCCGACCGCTGCCTTGCCCGATCCGGCCTGGCTGTTTGACCAGATCAGGCGGCTCACCGCAAACGGCGTGTCGGTCATGTATATTTCCCACCGGCTCGGTGAAGTGCGTGAAATCTGCCAACGCGCCACAGTTCTGCGCAATGGCGCAACAATTGACACGGTCGATCTGAAAGGTGTCAGCGATGACGCGATCTTCGCCATGATGGTTGGCCAGAAGCCGGATCGTGTATTCGGTCAGGTCCGACACCAGCGGGACGATGCGCCTGTGGTTCTGGAAACCAAAGAGCTGGTTGCCGGCAAGGCAAAATCGGTCAATTTATCGCTGCGAACCGGCGAGATTGTCGGTCTGGCTGCCCTGGAAGGCCAGGGCCAGCAGGATTTATTCCGCGCATTGGGCGGCGTTATCAGACATTCTGCCGGGCAGATTCTGGTTGACGGCAAGCCTGTCAGCTTTACCTCTCCCAGACAGGCGCTGGCTGCCGACCGGGGGATTGCCTTCGTTCCCGAGGAGCGCAAATCGGAAGGGATTTTCCCGCAGCTTTCCGCCGCTTCCAATATCGCGCTAGCGAAGCTGGAAAAGGCCGCCAGATTCGGGCTGGTGCTGTCAGCTCTGGAACAGCAAGCCGCAACAGATGCGGCCAGAAAAGTGTCCCTGTCAGAGCGCTACATGTCGTTTGCCGTGGGCAGCCTGTCCGGCGGAAATCAGCAGAAGGTCCTTCTGGCGCGCGCCCTGATGACGGGGTCCAAAACCCTGGTGCTGTTCGATCCGGCGCGCGGCGTCGATGTGGGCACCAAACAGGCCATCTATGCCATGATGCGGGATTTCGTCGCCACCGGTGGAGCCATCCTGTTTTACTCATCTGAATTATCTGAACTGGTTAATCTGAGTTCGCGTTGTCTGGTGATGTATGACGGCCGTATTGTTGCAAATGTGCCGCATTCGGAGATTTCCGAAGAAACCCTGTTGGCAGCCGCCCATGGCCGTGTCGACGCCGCGAAACTGGTGGCCTGA
- a CDS encoding HD-GYP domain-containing protein: MKTGYRKQPIESVNLAELLGTLSFALDMTEGQPEGHCIRCCWIGSNIGLQLGLNEAELRDLYYALLLKDLGCSSNAARVCNLYLTDDIAFKRDFKTVDGSMSAALRFVFSKTGLESGLSERIRALVNVIQNGGELERELIETRCERGADIARRMRFSEAVQDAIRCLDERWDGKGLPNGLTGDAVPVIANIALMAQVIDVFATEQGQQAAVTEVKSRRGKWFSPALVDAFLAAQTDPSFWDVLRGCDLETRVFTMMPALQAQPVDEDYLDEIAEAFSDVVDAKSSFTADHSNRVTLYSDIIAEEMGLSADHRRWLRRAALLHDLGKLAVSNQILDKPGTLSDAEWTAIRSHPRLSEKILERVSVFRDIAPIAGAHHERLDGKGYPNGLMAEQLCLEVRILTVADVFDALSAERPYRAAMPIAKAFDILDKGVGAAFDGDCVAALKTGFQRLSAFKAA, from the coding sequence ATGAAAACCGGTTACAGGAAACAGCCGATTGAAAGTGTAAATCTTGCTGAACTGCTTGGCACGCTGTCTTTTGCGCTTGATATGACAGAGGGCCAGCCGGAGGGCCACTGTATCCGGTGCTGCTGGATCGGGTCGAATATCGGATTGCAGCTTGGCCTGAATGAAGCCGAATTACGCGATCTTTATTATGCATTGTTGTTGAAAGATCTTGGCTGCAGCAGCAATGCCGCACGGGTCTGCAACCTCTATCTGACAGATGATATTGCGTTCAAACGCGACTTCAAAACCGTCGATGGCAGTATGAGCGCGGCTTTGCGTTTTGTGTTTTCCAAAACCGGACTTGAGTCCGGCCTGAGCGAACGCATTCGTGCCCTGGTGAATGTCATACAAAATGGCGGTGAACTGGAACGGGAGCTGATCGAGACACGCTGCGAACGCGGTGCCGATATTGCCCGGCGGATGCGGTTTTCCGAGGCCGTACAGGATGCTATTCGCTGCCTTGACGAGCGATGGGACGGTAAGGGCTTGCCAAACGGTCTGACAGGCGATGCAGTTCCGGTGATCGCCAACATTGCGCTGATGGCGCAGGTGATCGACGTCTTTGCCACTGAACAGGGACAACAGGCGGCTGTCACAGAGGTGAAATCACGGCGCGGAAAATGGTTCAGCCCGGCATTGGTCGATGCTTTCCTCGCGGCGCAGACGGACCCCTCGTTCTGGGATGTTCTGCGCGGTTGCGATCTGGAAACCCGCGTATTCACCATGATGCCGGCTCTGCAGGCTCAGCCGGTTGATGAGGATTATCTCGACGAGATTGCCGAGGCGTTTTCCGATGTGGTGGACGCGAAAAGCTCATTTACTGCCGATCACAGCAACCGGGTTACGCTTTATTCGGACATCATTGCCGAGGAAATGGGACTGTCAGCCGATCACCGCCGCTGGCTGCGCCGGGCCGCATTGCTGCATGACCTGGGAAAACTGGCGGTGAGCAATCAGATTCTGGACAAGCCGGGCACGTTGAGCGATGCCGAATGGACTGCAATCCGAAGCCATCCCCGGCTCAGCGAGAAAATTCTGGAGCGCGTCTCCGTGTTCAGGGATATCGCGCCGATTGCCGGTGCCCATCATGAAAGGCTGGACGGCAAAGGTTATCCGAACGGGCTCATGGCGGAGCAATTGTGCCTTGAAGTGCGTATTCTGACAGTCGCTGATGTGTTTGATGCGCTGTCGGCGGAACGGCCCTACCGCGCCGCCATGCCGATTGCCAAGGCATTTGATATTCTCGACAAGGGTGTTGGCGCCGCGTTTGATGGAGATTGCGTGGCTGCTCTGAAAACCGGCTTCCAGCGTTTGAGCGCCTTTAAGGCCGCCTGA
- the ccoS gene encoding cbb3-type cytochrome oxidase assembly protein CcoS, with protein MNLLIFLIPVALGLGLLGLCAFLWSLKSGQYEDPDGAAERILNDDDRPL; from the coding sequence ATGAACCTGCTGATCTTTCTCATTCCCGTTGCGCTCGGCCTAGGCCTGCTTGGCCTTTGTGCCTTTTTGTGGAGCCTGAAAAGCGGTCAGTATGAAGACCCGGACGGCGCAGCGGAACGAATTCTCAACGATGATGACCGGCCGCTTTAG